Proteins encoded within one genomic window of Komagataella phaffii GS115 chromosome 3, complete sequence:
- a CDS encoding Negative regulatory subunit of the protein phosphatase 1 Ppz1p, whose protein sequence is MSGPAAGEDSSRDRKISFVDQEAVKDAALHNLRQTSPPSILNTPGHSTNNVTNNNTDLESEKLRSSLQSSPSNIATKNSPNLATTTTSAQGSRAPSNEAHPHFESIEATLHHLEIEKVMTPPPIMSKLNKEDGKHHVLFGVCGSISSKKVKLIIHRLEEIYNADRISIHLILTGSAERFISREDFPSDVTIWRDKDEWLTWKARTDPVLHIELRRWADILVVAPLTSNTFAKIALGLCDNLLTNVIRAWNTQFPILLAPSLVSFAYNSPVTRRHLKTIKEEMPWIEVLKPTEKVMGSFGEIGMGGMMDWNEIVDKVVQKLGGYPEDEIPDHDDEEEEEEEEGEGNGDEDDDDDGNNDGNNNDSDNEDDEDQSVEKKLTLAEEDELARLKDQQQRQ, encoded by the coding sequence ATGTCAGGACCTGCCGCAGGAGAAGACTCTTCTCGAGACCGCAAAATTTCATTTGTGGACCAAGAAGCTGTAAAGGATGCCGCACTCCATAACTTGAGACAAACTTCCCCCCCTAGTATTTTAAACACCCCAGGTCATAGTACCAATAATGTAACAAATAACAATACCGATCTTGAATCAGAGAAGTTGAGAAGCTCATTACAGTCAAGCCCGTCAAACATAGCAACCAAAAACAGTCCAAATTTGGCAACAACAACTACTTCCGCACAAGGATCTAGGGCACCATCAAATGAAGCTCATCCtcattttgaatcaattgaagCCACTCTACACCATCTGGAGATAGAGAAAGTTATGACTCCTCCCCCCATTATGTcgaaattgaacaaagaaGATGGCAAACACCATGTCCTTTTCGGAGTATGTGGTTCCATTTCATCGAAGAAGGTAAAACTAATTATTCATAGATTAGAGGAGATCTACAATGCAGATCGGATTTCTATTCATCTGATATTGACAGGGTCAGCCGAACGCTTTATTTCAAGGGAGGACTTCCCCTCAGATGTCACGATTTGGCGGGATAAGGATGAATGGTTAACTTGGAAGGCCAGAACTGATCCTGTTTTACACATAGAGCTGAGAAGATGGGCAGATATTCTAGTGGTTGCACCTTTGACCTCAAATACATTTGCCAAAATCGCTCTAGGGCTGTGTGACAATTTGTTGACAAATGTCATTCGTGCTTGGAACACCCAGTTTCCGATATTACTAGCACCATCGCTTGTGAGCTTTGCTTATAATTCCCCAGTTACTCGAAGACACTTGAAAACCATAAAGGAAGAAATGCCTTGGATAGAGGTTTTAAAGCCAACAGAGAAAGTGATGGGAAGctttggagaaattggTATGGGAGGTATGATGGACTGGAATGAGATAGTTGATAAAGTGGTTCAAAAGTTGGGTGGTTACCCTGAGGACGAAATCCCAGATCATgatgacgaggaagaagaagaggaggaggaaggAGAGGGTAAtggtgatgaagatgatgacgaCGATGGCAACAACGATGGTAACAATAATGATAGTGACAATGAGGACGACGAAGACCAAAGTGTCGAGAAGAAGCTAACCTTGGCCGAAGAGGATGAGCTTGCGCGTTTAAAGGACCAGCAACAGCGCCAGTAG